Below is a genomic region from Rhodoligotrophos appendicifer.
CAACAGCAATGCCATCACGCGGGGTGGAAACAATACATTGCCCGCGTCGGGCAGTGGCAATCAGGGCAGCAGCGGTGCCATAGGCCAACAGCCGTCAGGCACATCAGCGGCGACCGTCCCCCAGACAAACCGCGCCTCTGATGTCCTGTCACGCGACAGCGGATCGGCGATCGAAAAGTCGATCATCCACCCTTCGGACACGGAGGCCCGGAATACGGGCACCACGTCGCGAAGCTCCAACTGATCAGTTCACGACGCGGACGGCCCCCTTTGCGGCACTCGTGGTCAAGGCCGCATAGGCCTTGAGCGCGGTCGACACTTTACGGGGACGCGGCGCGCTCGGCTGCCAGGCTTTGGAGCCCCTGGCTATCATTTCCGCCCGCCGCCTGCTCAGCTCCTCCTCCGAAACGAGCAGCTCGATGCGACGGTTCGGGATGTCGATGTCCACGAGGTCGCCATCTTCGACGAGACCGATCAGGCCGCCCTCGGCCGCTTCGGGGGAAACGTGACCGATGGAGAGACCCGACGTTCCGCCCGAGAACCGGCCATCGGTGATCAGGGCACAGGCCTTTCCGAGCCCTTTGGACTTCAAATAGCTAGTGGGATAGAGCATCTCCTGCATCCCGGGTCCGCCTCTTGGTCCTTCGTAGCGGATGATCAAGACATCTCCAGCCGAGATCTTGCCGGTCAGGATGGCACTGACGGAGGCATCCTGGCTTTCGAAGACTCGCGCCGGTCCTTTGAAGGTGAGGATGGACGCATCCACCCCGGCCGTCTTTACGATGCACCCATCGACGGCAATGTTGCCGTAAAGGACTGCAAGCCCACCATCGGTCGAGAAGGCATGGCCCACATCGCGGATGACGCCGCCGGCGCGGTCCAGATCGACGGAGTCATAGCTGCGTGACTGGCTGAAGGCGACCTGTGTCGGCACACCCCCCGGTGCTGCGCGAAAGAACTCGTGCACCGCCTGGCTTTTCGTTCGCATCACATCCCACCGGTCGAGGGCGGAGCCGAGCGATTCCGAATGGACGGAACCGACGCTGGTGTCGATGAGGCCGGCGCGGTCGAGTTCACCGAGAATCCCCATGATGCCGCCGGCCCTATGCACATCTTCCATGTGAACATCGGCCTTGGAGGGCGCAACTTTGCACAGGACCGGAACCCGCCGCGACAGCCGGTCGATATCCGCCATGGTGAAGTTGATCTCCCCCTCATGGGCTGCGGCGAGCAGGTGCAGAACCGTGTTCGTCGATCCCCCCATGGCGATATCGAGGATCATCGCATTTTCGAATGCCGCCACCGATGCGATCGACCGGGGGAGGACGCTGGCATCATCCTGCTCGTAATAGCGCCGGGCGAGATCGACGATCAGATGGCCGGCCTCGACGAACAGCCGCTGCCGATAGGCATGCGTCGCCAGTGTCGAACCATTGCCGGGCAGCGCCAGGCCCAGCGCCTCGGTCAGGCAGTTCATTGAATTCGCCGTGAACATGCCCGAGCATGAGCCGCATGTCGGGCAGGCCGAGCGCTCGATGGCCTTGACCTGCTCATCGCCCATGCGATCGTCGGCGGCCGCGACCATGGCGTCGATGAGGTCGAGGGTGAGTTCCTTGCCTTCCCACACCACTTTGCCGGCCTCCATGGGGCCGCCCGAGACGAACACGACCGGGATGTTGATGCGCAGCGCCGCCATCAGCATGCCCGGCGTGATCTTGTCGCAGTTTGAGATGCACACCATGGCGTCGGCGCAATGGGCATTGACCATATATTCGACGCTGTCGGCGATGATCTCGCGCGACGGCAGCGAATAGAGCATGCCGTCATGGCCCATGGCGATCCCGTCATCGACGGCGATCGTATTGAACTCCTTCGCCACGCCGCCGGCATTCTCGATCTCGCGGGCCACCATCTGGCCAAGGTCCTTGAGGTGCACATGCCCGGGCACGAATTGCGTGAAGGAGTTGACGACCGCGATGATCGGCTTTCCGAAATCCTCATCCTTCATCCCCGTCGCGCGCCAGAGTCCGCGGGCGCCTGCCATGTTGCGGCCATGAGTAGTGGTACGGGAGCGATATGGAGGCATCGAACCTCTCCTTGTTCTTACGCGGGGTGACCGACCAGGGGCGGAGCCCCAGGGGCCGTGCAAAGTTATGGCCCTGATTTAACGGATGAAAGCTGAATTCTCCAGCCTTTTAGCGAGGCAGGCTCAGATCTGCCATATATGATGAGCGAGACTGGAAGAAGGCGCGCATCGCCGCTCTCGCCTCTTCGGAGCCGACGCTTCGTGCGATTTCCTCTGCTTCGAGCGCGAGTTGCTCGCCGAGCACCGCCTGCCGGCTGGCCTGCAGCAGGGCCTTGAGCCTCGGGAGTGCCGTCCCCGGCGTCGCCAGCAGGGAGGCGACCATCCCCTCAACCGTCTCAGCCAGCAGGCCATCTTCGACGACTTTGCTCAACAGACCAAGCGAAAACGCATCCTCCGCCGTGAGAACAGGATTGAGGCTCATCAGTTCGAACGCTCTCCGCATCCCCACGATTCGCGGCAAAAAATAGGACAGCCCGCCATCGGGTGTGAGGCCGACGCGGGTATAGGCCGCGGTCAACCGGGCAGCGCGCGCGCCCACGGCGAGATCGGCGGCGCAGACGAGGCTCAATCCGGCACCCGCGGCAACGCCCTGCACGACAGCGATGGAGACGACGCTCGACTGGCTGAGAAGAAGGATGCCCCGGTGAAGGGCCGTCGCGGTCTGCAGGACGGCCGCCTCCGGATCCTCCCCGAGCGTCAGGAATTCCTTCAGGTCGCCTCCGACGCTGAAACAGTCGCCCGAGGCCTCGATGACCGCGACCTTGATCATCGTGTCGTTGACGATTGCCGCGGCGGCGGCTTCGAACTGCGCGCAGAACAGTCCATTGATGGCATTGTTGCGCGACGGCCTGTCCAGGCGGATCGTGGCGCGCGGTCCCGCGATGGTCAGCTGTATGGGCGTTTCAGCCATGGATCTTCCTAAACATTTCAGACTCCCCAGGAGCAGAGACCTTCGGCGTTGACGGTTGCGGTTCTATCCCCTAGGGGATACCGCATGGAGACGTGGCCGAGAGGCTGAAGGCGGCGGTTTGCTAAACCGTTATACGGTCTAAAGCCGTATCGAGGGTTCGAATCCCTCCGTCTCCGCCATCTCCCGCCATCGGTCCCTGTCCGGAACCTCCCCTCCAGCGGGCAGGGTGAAGACGGCCACGTTGGCATCCAGGCTGTCGCAGACCAGGGCGGAGACATAATCCGGCTCGGGTCGATGGCCGACCAGGCGCAGCGTGGTGACCCGCACATCACCTTTGGAGATCGCCAGTGTGGCACCGGGCCCCGGCCTGCAGTCATAAAGTGCGATGTCGCCGTCGATGCCCGTGCCGAGCATCTTCACATAGGCTTCTTTCCGCGTCCAAATGTCGAAAAACGTAGCAAGCTTGATCGCCTCCTCGCTGTGGTCGATCTCCCTTTGCTCCGCGGCGCTGAAGAGCCTCCGGGCCAGGCGCCGGTAATCCGGGACGGGTCGCATCGCCTCGATATCCACACCCACCGCCCCGGCATTGCTGAACCCGATGACGATGCGATCCCCTGAATGGGAGAGGTTGAACTCGAGGGGAGCGCCATCCTGAAGTCGGGGCTTGCCGTCCTGATCGGCGCACAGCCTGATCTGCTCGGCCTCCCGCTGCAGATAGTGCCCGAGCAAGCGCCGCAAAAGTCCCCGTCCGAGAATGAAGTTCCGGCGGTCTTCGTATCGGAGGAACCGCCCGGCCCGGACGGTTTCGTCCGCAGTGAGGAGCGGCAGAAGGGCGTCCGCCTCGTGCTCCCTTGCATCGATCTGCCAGACATGCACCGACCGGCCCTGCAACGCCGAGGTCACTTCGTGTTCCTCAGCGGCGGGCGCGGCAGGGCGAAATGGGTCCGGCCATGCTGGAGCCCGCGCGGATGCATCCACGCATCGATCCGGCCGTCGCTCATCTCCACGACGCTGTCGAACAGGTCCGTCCACCGTGGATCATGGGTGATCACGCAGACGGCGACCTGGCGCTCGTCGGCGAGTTCGCGAAACTGCGTCATCACCAGCCGCCCGAGGCGTCCGTCCAAGGCCGCCGTAGGCTCGTCGGCCAGCAGCAGGATCGGCTCGTTCGCCAGCGCCCGGGCGATGGAGACGCGCTGCTGTTCCCCCCCTGACAATTGGGATGGATAATTGTCCCGCCGGTGCCCGACGCCGAGCATGCCGAGGAGGTGATGGGCCTTCTCGCGCGAATTGCGCCGGTGGTCGTTGATCTCGAGGGCGATCTGCACGTTCTCGGTCGCCGTCAGGAAGGGGATGAGATTGGCCTTCTGGAAGACGAAGCCGATATGGTTCCGCCGGAACTCCCGCAAGGTGTTCGGCTTCGTCTTGGGATGCGCCACGATCTTGCCCCCGAAGAGCACGTCTCCGTGGCTGGGCGGCTCCAGCAGCCCGGCGATCATGAGAAAGGTGGTCTTTCCCGAGCCGCTGGGTCCCATGATCCCGGTGAGCTCTCCGGCGCGCAGGCCGAGGCTCATGTCGGACAAGGCGATGACCTGCGCCTCGCCGCTCTTGTAGATCTTTTGCACGCCCCTCACTTCGACGACGGTCTGCCCCGTCTTGAAGCCGCTGCTCACGAAAGCACCTCCTGCGCTTTGACGACGAGAGCCCGGCGGATCGCAAACCAGCTCGCGATCAAGGTGATGACGAACAAGATCGCTCCGATCGCTGCCAAGTCCCCCACCTCCAGCAGCACGGTGCGCGGGAAATGGGGATAGACCGTCACCGAGAGCACGATCGCCAGAACGAAACCGGCCGCAGCGATGAAGGAGGCTTGCTGCACGATCATCCCGACGATGGTCCGATCCCGTGCCCCGATGAGCTTGAGCAGGGCGATATGGGGGATTTTCTCCAGGGTCATCGTGTAGATCGTCAGCGCGACCACGCTTCCCGACACCAGCAGGGTCATGGCCGTGAAGGCGAGGATCTGAATGCGCAGACGCCAGAGGCGACCGTCCAGCAGCAGCGACTGCTGGTCTTTCTTGGTGAGAACCGACACATCGCCCCATCGTTCGATGCGGTCCTTGATGGACTGTGGATCGATTCCGGGCCGTGCCTCGACGATCACCGCGCCGATGCTTCCGGCCTGGCCGTAACCGGTCCGGTTCATCGACGATGCCACACGGTTGAGCAGAATTGCCTCGCTGGGCAGAACGCGGTTGATCGCCTGGGCATCGGGAATGGTGACGAAGAACATTCCATCTCCCGCCATGTCCACTTGGCCGACCGAGAGGCCGACTATGGTGTAGTCGTCGCGGCCGAGCCGGATCACGTCTCCCATCTGCAAGCCGGTGGATTGGTCCGCAATGGCTTCGTATCGGCTGGAATAGAAATACCGCCCCGCCACCAGCGGGATCCAGCTTCCTTTGTCCTTGGGATAATCGATGCCCGTAACCGCCAGCCGTAAGGTTCTGCCGTTGAACGAATATTGCTGATTGTACTGGATGAAGCGGCGCACCTCGAGGACGCCGGGCACGCCTTCGACGCGGCGATCCAATGTCGCCGAGACCGCTGAGGTTTCGGCGAACGGGCCGCCGCGCCCTCCTTCCACCACCCAGAGATCGGCTCCGATATCGTTGATGACCAGCAGCGCCTCATAGACGATGCCGCGATAGAGGCCGATCATCCCCATGGTCGCGCCCAGCAGCATGCCGACGCCGAGCGCGGTGAGAATGAAACGGAAGAGGCTGAACCGCAGGTCCTTTGCGGCCAGGTTCATGATGCCGACCTGACGACCGAGATGGGCTCGTAAGGATACCGCCCGTCCGGCTCGAGCACAGCGTCTCCTTCCGCAAGGCCGTGAGTGATCTGGACGTCGGTCCCGCTGAGATAGCCGAGCGACACCGGGACCCAATGAGCGCGACCGGATCGATTGACCCAGACCCCCGCCCGATTGTCCCGGCGCGTGATATAGGTTTGCGGCACGGCGATCGAGGCTGCCGGCGACTCGCCTTGAATGGCCACATTGGTCCGCTGCCCCATGGCCCAGTTCTTCGGCAACTCATCAAGCGTGATGTCGGCGGTGAACTCGCGGGTCTCCTGATCGACCTGCCGGCTCAGTCGGAGCACCTTTCCATCGAATGTGCGTCCGACCTCGGAGGCGAAGGTGACGCTTGCGCTTTGCCCGGGCTTGATGGCTCCCATGGCGGATTCGTCCAGCCGTGCCGAGACGACGATGGTCGCCGGATCGACGATCTGCATGAGGGTCGCCCCTGGGGTCAGGAGATCGCCGACATTGCGATCTCGGAAGACGACGGTGCCATTCAGCGGCGACAGGATCGTTGCCTCCGCCAGTCTTGATTCCAGGACCTTCACATTGGCGTCCGCGGCCGCCGCCTCTGCTTGGGCCCGCTGAATGCTGGTCGAGGCCCGGGTGAGGTCGGCCTGGGCCTCCTTGTAGAGGGTCTCGACGACGGAGAACTCGGACTCCGAAAGCGTCTTGGATTTGAACAGCGGAAGGCGCCGGTCGTAATCGCGCTTGGCCTTGTCGAGGGAGATGCTGGCCCGTTGCTGTGTACTCTGGGCTTCGGCGATCGACCGTTGCGCCGACTCGGCCGTCGCTTTCGCCGCGACGAGCTGGTTCTCGAGATCCGCCGATTCGAGGGTTGCCAAGACCTGCCCCTGCGTGACGGTGTCGTTGCGATCCACGTTGATGGCCGTGAGAAAACCCTGGATCCGGGCCGTGATGGTGACGCGGTTCGTCGCATCCAGGAGGCCTGGCCCTGTCATCTCCAGCCCCATCATCCGCTGCTGCACGATAAAGGCAGGCACGCTCGACGGCAGCAGGTACCATCCTGCGAGCAGGCTGACGCCGACACAGGCCAGTAAGACGACGATGGCAAGGCGGAGAAAGCCCATGGACACGCGTTCTCTATCCGAGCGGAACACTACCGAAAAGAATTCCCTCAGTCGCCGTTGATGCTGTCGCAGTGCCCCCGTAGAGATTGCCATCCCTAGGTCGGCTCGCTCGTCGCAACGATGGGTTTGATAGCGTCACCCGTCAGGTTCATGCGATCGAGAACATCCTCAAAGATCTCCAGAGCTTCGGCTGGTGAAAAGGAGACGCTGTCATAGCCCAGGCGATAGCTCAACCCGTCGGCTCCTTGGAAGCTGCGGACATCCAGCTCATACATGGTGTGAGACCGGATCTGGGTTGGCCCGATACTGGAGACCTTCACAATACCGAAGTCGATTTCATCTGTGCCTCCGAGCCGTTGCAGCGGGGAGCTGGACGCGCCTGTCGCCCATTTCTCCGCGGTCTGCATGCCGGCATTGAAGCGTGCCATATAGGAGCCCGCAGCGAAAATCTCCTCTGCGAAGGGCCCTTGCATGAGGCTGTGGA
It encodes:
- a CDS encoding enoyl-CoA hydratase/isomerase family protein, whose product is MAETPIQLTIAGPRATIRLDRPSRNNAINGLFCAQFEAAAAAIVNDTMIKVAVIEASGDCFSVGGDLKEFLTLGEDPEAAVLQTATALHRGILLLSQSSVVSIAVVQGVAAGAGLSLVCAADLAVGARAARLTAAYTRVGLTPDGGLSYFLPRIVGMRRAFELMSLNPVLTAEDAFSLGLLSKVVEDGLLAETVEGMVASLLATPGTALPRLKALLQASRQAVLGEQLALEAEEIARSVGSEEARAAMRAFFQSRSSYMADLSLPR
- a CDS encoding 4'-phosphopantetheinyl transferase family protein, which produces MTSALQGRSVHVWQIDAREHEADALLPLLTADETVRAGRFLRYEDRRNFILGRGLLRRLLGHYLQREAEQIRLCADQDGKPRLQDGAPLEFNLSHSGDRIVIGFSNAGAVGVDIEAMRPVPDYRRLARRLFSAAEQREIDHSEEAIKLATFFDIWTRKEAYVKMLGTGIDGDIALYDCRPGPGATLAISKGDVRVTTLRLVGHRPEPDYVSALVCDSLDANVAVFTLPAGGEVPDRDRWREMAETEGFEPSIRL
- a CDS encoding ABC transporter ATP-binding protein → MSSGFKTGQTVVEVRGVQKIYKSGEAQVIALSDMSLGLRAGELTGIMGPSGSGKTTFLMIAGLLEPPSHGDVLFGGKIVAHPKTKPNTLREFRRNHIGFVFQKANLIPFLTATENVQIALEINDHRRNSREKAHHLLGMLGVGHRRDNYPSQLSGGEQQRVSIARALANEPILLLADEPTAALDGRLGRLVMTQFRELADERQVAVCVITHDPRWTDLFDSVVEMSDGRIDAWMHPRGLQHGRTHFALPRPPLRNTK
- a CDS encoding ABC transporter permease → MNLAAKDLRFSLFRFILTALGVGMLLGATMGMIGLYRGIVYEALLVINDIGADLWVVEGGRGGPFAETSAVSATLDRRVEGVPGVLEVRRFIQYNQQYSFNGRTLRLAVTGIDYPKDKGSWIPLVAGRYFYSSRYEAIADQSTGLQMGDVIRLGRDDYTIVGLSVGQVDMAGDGMFFVTIPDAQAINRVLPSEAILLNRVASSMNRTGYGQAGSIGAVIVEARPGIDPQSIKDRIERWGDVSVLTKKDQQSLLLDGRLWRLRIQILAFTAMTLLVSGSVVALTIYTMTLEKIPHIALLKLIGARDRTIVGMIVQQASFIAAAGFVLAIVLSVTVYPHFPRTVLLEVGDLAAIGAILFVITLIASWFAIRRALVVKAQEVLS
- a CDS encoding efflux RND transporter periplasmic adaptor subunit; this encodes MGFLRLAIVVLLACVGVSLLAGWYLLPSSVPAFIVQQRMMGLEMTGPGLLDATNRVTITARIQGFLTAINVDRNDTVTQGQVLATLESADLENQLVAAKATAESAQRSIAEAQSTQQRASISLDKAKRDYDRRLPLFKSKTLSESEFSVVETLYKEAQADLTRASTSIQRAQAEAAAADANVKVLESRLAEATILSPLNGTVVFRDRNVGDLLTPGATLMQIVDPATIVVSARLDESAMGAIKPGQSASVTFASEVGRTFDGKVLRLSRQVDQETREFTADITLDELPKNWAMGQRTNVAIQGESPAASIAVPQTYITRRDNRAGVWVNRSGRAHWVPVSLGYLSGTDVQITHGLAEGDAVLEPDGRYPYEPISVVRSAS
- the ilvD gene encoding dihydroxy-acid dehydratase, coding for MPPYRSRTTTHGRNMAGARGLWRATGMKDEDFGKPIIAVVNSFTQFVPGHVHLKDLGQMVAREIENAGGVAKEFNTIAVDDGIAMGHDGMLYSLPSREIIADSVEYMVNAHCADAMVCISNCDKITPGMLMAALRINIPVVFVSGGPMEAGKVVWEGKELTLDLIDAMVAAADDRMGDEQVKAIERSACPTCGSCSGMFTANSMNCLTEALGLALPGNGSTLATHAYRQRLFVEAGHLIVDLARRYYEQDDASVLPRSIASVAAFENAMILDIAMGGSTNTVLHLLAAAHEGEINFTMADIDRLSRRVPVLCKVAPSKADVHMEDVHRAGGIMGILGELDRAGLIDTSVGSVHSESLGSALDRWDVMRTKSQAVHEFFRAAPGGVPTQVAFSQSRSYDSVDLDRAGGVIRDVGHAFSTDGGLAVLYGNIAVDGCIVKTAGVDASILTFKGPARVFESQDASVSAILTGKISAGDVLIIRYEGPRGGPGMQEMLYPTSYLKSKGLGKACALITDGRFSGGTSGLSIGHVSPEAAEGGLIGLVEDGDLVDIDIPNRRIELLVSEEELSRRRAEMIARGSKAWQPSAPRPRKVSTALKAYAALTTSAAKGAVRVVN